Proteins encoded in a region of the Candidatus Rokuibacteriota bacterium genome:
- a CDS encoding zinc ribbon domain-containing protein yields the protein MQCRSCHADNPRENRFRDQCGAALEARCPQCSAPVRVGARFCGAGGQRPTAEPVQEV from the coding sequence ATGCAGTGCCGAAGCTGCCACGCAGACAACCCGCGAGAGAACCGCTTCCGCGATCAGTGCGGGGCCGCGCTGGAGGCCCGCTGCCCCCAGTGTAGCGCGCCGGTCCGGGTAGGGGCGCGATTCTGCGGGGCAGGCGGCCAGCGCCCGACCGCCGAGCCGGTGCAGGAGGTCTAG